One Mycolicibacterium fortuitum subsp. fortuitum genomic window carries:
- the gcvP gene encoding aminomethyl-transferring glycine dehydrogenase: MSDQHQSRFAERHIGPDAAAVATMLEVIGVASLDELAAKALPAGILDALGADGTAPGLEGLPAPATEEQSLAELRALADSNTTAVSMIGQGYFDTFTPAVLRRNILENPAWYTAYTPYQPEISQGRLEALLNFQTMVSDLTGLEVANASMLDEGTAAAEAMTLMHRASKSKANRLLVDTDVYAQTAAVLATRAQPLGIEIVTADLRQGLPDGEFFGVIVQLPGASGRVVDWTSLVSAAHGRGALVAVGADLLAMTVITPPGEIGADVAFGTSQRFGVPMGFGGPHAGYLAVHAKHARQLPGRLVGVSVDADGAPAYRLALQTREQHIRRDKATSNICTAQVLLAVMAAMYASYHGAQGLTAIARRVHGHAAAIAAALGDALVHDKYFDTVLARVPGRADEVVAAAKAKGINLWRVDADSVSVSCDEATTDEHVSAVLDAFGLAPATDPVDAGILTRTSEFLTHPAFNSYRTETEMMRYLRSLADKDIALDRSMIPLGSCTMKLNAAAEMEPITWPEFGRQHPFAPASDNPGLRKLIADLQDWLTGITGYDQISLQPNAGSQGEYAGLLAIKAYHESRGDSDRDLCLIPSSAHGTNAASAALAGMRVIVVACRENGDVDLDDLRAKIAEHADRIAALMITYPSTHGVYEHDVADICAAVHDVGGQVYVDGANLNALVGLARPGRFGGDVSHLNLHKTFCIPHGGGGPGVGPVAVRSHLAPFLPGHPLADELPDEHTVSAAPYGSASILPITWAYIRMMGAEGLRAATLTAIASANYVARRLDEYYPVLYTGENGMVAHECILDLRGITKATGVTVDDVAKRLADYGFHAPTMSFPVAGTLMVEPTESESLAEVDAFCDAMIAIRAEIDRVGSGEWPVDDNPLRHAPHTAECLLVADWDHPYTREQAAYPLGKGFRPKVWPPVRRIDGAYGDRNLVCSCPPVEAFA; this comes from the coding sequence GTGTCCGACCAGCATCAATCGCGTTTCGCCGAGCGTCACATCGGTCCGGACGCCGCCGCAGTGGCCACCATGCTCGAGGTGATCGGCGTGGCTTCACTCGACGAACTCGCCGCCAAGGCGCTGCCTGCAGGCATTCTCGACGCCCTGGGCGCGGATGGAACCGCCCCCGGCCTGGAAGGCCTGCCCGCGCCGGCTACCGAGGAGCAGTCGCTGGCCGAGCTGCGTGCGTTGGCCGACTCCAACACGACCGCGGTCTCGATGATCGGTCAAGGCTACTTCGACACGTTCACCCCCGCCGTGCTGCGGCGCAACATTCTTGAGAACCCGGCCTGGTACACCGCCTACACGCCCTACCAGCCCGAGATCAGCCAAGGTCGCCTCGAGGCGCTGCTGAACTTCCAGACCATGGTGTCGGACCTGACCGGACTCGAGGTGGCCAACGCCTCGATGCTCGACGAGGGCACGGCCGCGGCCGAGGCCATGACGCTGATGCACCGCGCGAGCAAGTCGAAGGCCAACCGACTGCTGGTCGACACCGATGTGTACGCGCAGACCGCGGCAGTGCTGGCCACCCGCGCGCAGCCGCTCGGCATCGAGATCGTCACCGCGGACCTCCGCCAGGGGCTTCCTGACGGCGAGTTCTTCGGCGTCATCGTGCAGCTGCCGGGAGCGAGCGGCCGTGTGGTGGATTGGACGAGCCTGGTCTCCGCTGCCCACGGGCGTGGGGCACTGGTGGCCGTGGGTGCCGACCTGCTGGCGATGACGGTCATCACCCCTCCGGGCGAGATCGGCGCCGACGTGGCCTTCGGAACCAGCCAACGGTTCGGTGTGCCGATGGGATTCGGTGGTCCGCACGCCGGTTATCTGGCTGTGCATGCCAAGCATGCGCGGCAGTTGCCCGGCCGGCTGGTGGGTGTCTCGGTCGATGCCGATGGCGCCCCGGCCTACCGCCTGGCCCTGCAGACCCGCGAGCAGCACATCCGCCGCGACAAGGCGACCAGCAACATCTGTACCGCGCAGGTGTTGCTGGCGGTGATGGCCGCGATGTACGCCAGTTACCACGGCGCACAGGGACTGACCGCGATCGCCCGCCGCGTGCACGGTCACGCCGCCGCGATCGCGGCCGCACTCGGCGACGCACTGGTGCACGACAAGTACTTCGACACCGTGCTGGCGCGGGTTCCCGGGCGTGCCGACGAGGTGGTCGCCGCGGCGAAGGCCAAGGGCATCAACCTGTGGCGCGTCGACGCCGACAGCGTGTCGGTGTCCTGCGACGAGGCCACCACCGACGAGCATGTGTCGGCCGTTCTCGACGCGTTCGGACTCGCCCCGGCAACCGACCCGGTGGACGCCGGGATTCTCACGCGCACCTCGGAGTTCCTGACTCATCCGGCCTTCAACTCCTACCGCACCGAAACCGAGATGATGCGGTACCTACGGTCGCTGGCGGACAAGGATATTGCCTTGGACCGCAGCATGATTCCGCTCGGCTCCTGCACGATGAAGCTGAATGCCGCCGCCGAGATGGAGCCGATCACCTGGCCCGAATTCGGGCGTCAGCATCCGTTCGCGCCGGCGTCGGACAATCCGGGTTTGCGGAAGCTGATCGCCGATCTGCAGGACTGGCTCACCGGTATCACCGGCTACGACCAGATTTCGTTGCAGCCCAACGCCGGTTCCCAGGGGGAGTACGCCGGGTTGCTGGCGATCAAGGCCTACCACGAGTCCCGTGGGGACTCGGACCGCGACCTGTGCCTGATCCCGTCGAGCGCGCACGGCACCAATGCTGCCTCGGCCGCTCTGGCCGGCATGCGCGTGATCGTGGTGGCCTGCCGGGAGAACGGTGACGTCGACCTCGACGACCTCCGCGCGAAGATCGCCGAACATGCCGATCGCATTGCGGCGCTGATGATCACCTACCCGTCGACACACGGGGTCTACGAGCACGACGTCGCCGACATCTGCGCGGCAGTGCACGATGTGGGTGGACAGGTCTACGTGGACGGGGCGAACCTCAATGCCCTGGTCGGGTTGGCGCGACCGGGCCGCTTCGGCGGCGATGTCAGCCATCTGAACCTGCACAAGACGTTCTGCATCCCGCACGGCGGCGGCGGTCCCGGTGTCGGGCCGGTCGCGGTGCGCTCACACCTGGCGCCGTTCCTTCCGGGCCATCCGCTGGCCGACGAGTTGCCCGATGAGCACACCGTCTCGGCGGCGCCGTACGGGTCCGCCTCGATCCTGCCGATCACCTGGGCCTACATCCGGATGATGGGTGCAGAAGGTCTGCGCGCAGCGACCCTCACGGCGATCGCGTCGGCCAACTATGTGGCCCGCCGTCTCGACGAGTACTACCCGGTGCTCTACACCGGTGAGAACGGCATGGTCGCCCACGAGTGCATCCTGGATCTGCGCGGAATCACCAAGGCCACCGGTGTCACGGTGGATGACGTGGCAAAACGCCTCGCGGACTACGGTTTCCACGCACCGACCATGAGTTTCCCGGTCGCCGGCACGCTGATGGTCGAGCCGACCGAGAGTGAGAGTCTGGCCGAGGTCGACGCGTTCTGCGACGCGATGATCGCGATCCGCGCCGAGATCGATCGGGTCGGTTCGGGGGAGTGGCCGGTGGACGACAATCCGTTGCGCCACGCCCCGCACACCGCGGAGTGCCTGTTGGTGGCCGACTGGGATCATCCGTACACCCGCGAGCAGGCTGCCTACCCATTGGGCAAGGGATTCCGTCCGAAGGTGTGGCCGCCGGTGCGGCGGATCGACGGTGCCTACGGTGACCGGAACCTGGTCTGCTCCTGCCCGCCGGTCGAGGCCTTCGCCTGA
- a CDS encoding MerR family transcriptional regulator, with amino-acid sequence MGDTPRQEELDLTTGSGAEPPVRPVGEPVQAGLFPDDSVPDELVGYRGPSACQIAGITYRQLDYWARTSLVVPSIRGAAGSGSQRLYSFKDVLVLKIVKRLLDTGISLHNIRVAVDHLRQRGVQDLANITLFSDGTTVYECTSAEEVVDLLQGGQGVFGIAVSGAMRELTGTIADFPGERADGGESIASPEDELASRRKSRDRKIG; translated from the coding sequence GTGGGTGACACGCCACGGCAGGAAGAGTTGGATCTGACCACCGGGAGCGGCGCGGAGCCGCCTGTCAGGCCGGTCGGTGAGCCCGTGCAGGCCGGGTTGTTCCCCGATGATTCAGTGCCGGACGAGTTGGTCGGCTACCGCGGTCCGAGTGCCTGCCAGATCGCCGGTATCACCTACCGTCAGCTCGATTACTGGGCTCGCACCTCCCTGGTGGTTCCGTCCATCCGCGGCGCGGCCGGCTCAGGTAGCCAGCGGCTGTACTCGTTCAAGGACGTGCTGGTCCTCAAGATCGTCAAGCGGTTGCTCGACACGGGCATCTCGTTGCACAACATCCGGGTCGCGGTCGACCACCTGCGCCAGCGCGGTGTGCAGGACCTCGCCAACATCACCCTGTTCTCCGACGGCACCACGGTCTACGAGTGCACCTCGGCTGAAGAGGTCGTGGATCTGCTTCAGGGCGGCCAGGGCGTGTTCGGTATCGCGGTGTCGGGCGCCATGCGGGAGCTGACCGGCACCATCGCCGACTTCCCGGGTGAGCGTGCCGATGGTGGTGAGTCCATCGCATCACCCGAAGATGAGCTCGCGTCGCGGCGCAAAAGCCGCGATCGCAAGATCGGCTGA
- a CDS encoding bifunctional nuclease family protein, with protein MAEVRVVGIRVEQPQNQPVLLLRESNGDRYLPIWIGQSEAAAIALEQQGVEPARPLTHDLIRDVIAALGHSLKEVRIVDLQEGTFYADLIFDRDIKVSARPSDSVAIALRVGVPIYVEEAVLAEAGLLIPDENDEEAAGTVREDEVEKFKEFLDSVSPDDFKAT; from the coding sequence ATGGCTGAGGTTCGTGTGGTCGGCATTCGGGTGGAGCAGCCGCAGAACCAACCCGTGCTGCTCTTGCGGGAATCGAACGGTGACCGTTATCTGCCGATCTGGATCGGCCAGTCTGAGGCCGCAGCCATCGCGCTGGAGCAACAGGGCGTCGAGCCCGCTCGCCCGCTCACTCACGATCTGATCCGAGATGTGATTGCCGCTCTTGGACATTCGCTCAAAGAGGTTCGAATCGTCGACCTGCAGGAAGGCACGTTCTACGCCGACCTGATCTTCGACCGCGACATCAAGGTCTCGGCCCGGCCTTCCGACTCGGTGGCGATTGCCCTGCGTGTGGGCGTGCCGATCTACGTGGAAGAGGCGGTGCTGGCCGAGGCCGGCCTGCTCATTCCCGACGAGAACGACGAAGAGGCGGCCGGCACCGTCCGTGAGGACGAGGTGGAGAAGTTCAAGGAGTTCCTGGACAGCGTTTCGCCGGACGACTTCAAAGCGACATGA
- a CDS encoding MerR family transcriptional regulator, giving the protein MTAPDRPALAGMSIGAVLDLLRGDFPDVSISKIRFLEAEGLITPQRTASGYRRFTAYDCARLRFILTAQRDQYLPLKVIKAQLDAQPDGELPQTGSAYTVPRLVGVPEGDGGDGVDGGTAGISGVAPTQVRLSREDLLARSGIDDEMLGALVRNGIITAGPAGFFDEHSVVIAQCARALGDYGVEPRHLRAFRSAADRQSDLIAQIAGPVGKAGKAGARDRADDLAREVAALAITLHTSLIKSAVRDVLDR; this is encoded by the coding sequence ATGACTGCCCCCGACAGACCTGCACTGGCCGGGATGTCGATCGGCGCAGTGCTGGACCTGCTGCGGGGCGACTTTCCGGACGTCAGCATCTCCAAGATCCGGTTCCTCGAGGCCGAGGGGCTGATCACGCCGCAGCGCACCGCATCGGGGTACCGGCGGTTCACTGCATACGACTGTGCGCGGTTGAGGTTCATCCTCACCGCCCAGCGTGACCAGTATTTGCCGTTGAAGGTGATCAAGGCCCAGCTGGACGCCCAACCCGACGGTGAGTTGCCGCAGACCGGCTCGGCCTACACGGTGCCGCGTCTGGTGGGGGTGCCCGAGGGTGACGGAGGCGACGGGGTGGACGGCGGCACCGCAGGTATATCTGGGGTGGCGCCGACCCAGGTCCGGCTGTCCCGGGAAGATCTTCTGGCCCGGTCGGGCATCGACGACGAGATGCTGGGGGCTTTGGTCCGAAACGGCATCATCACCGCCGGGCCCGCCGGGTTTTTCGACGAACATTCCGTGGTGATCGCCCAGTGTGCGCGTGCCCTGGGCGACTACGGTGTGGAGCCGCGACATCTGCGGGCATTCCGCTCCGCGGCAGACCGCCAATCCGACCTGATCGCGCAGATCGCGGGCCCGGTTGGCAAGGCAGGCAAGGCCGGAGCGCGCGACCGGGCCGACGATCTGGCCCGCGAAGTTGCGGCCCTGGCGATCACTTTGCACACGTCGCTGATCAAGTCCGCCGTACGCGACGTTCTGGATCGCTGA
- the garA gene encoding glycogen accumulation regulator GarA: protein MTDKDSNLGADQSEDVTVETTSVFRADFLNELDAPATAGTEGAVSGVEGLPAGSALLVVKRGPNAGSRFLLDQPTTSAGRHPDSDIFLDDVTVSRRHAEFRLESGEFQVVDVGSLNGTYVNREPVDSAVLANGDEVQIGKFRLVFLTGPRSDDDSSSTS from the coding sequence GTGACGGACAAGGACAGCAATTTGGGGGCCGACCAGTCGGAAGACGTGACGGTGGAAACCACATCGGTTTTCCGTGCGGATTTTTTGAACGAACTGGATGCGCCCGCAACGGCCGGTACCGAAGGCGCCGTTTCCGGCGTCGAGGGCCTGCCCGCGGGTTCGGCATTGCTGGTCGTCAAGCGTGGACCGAACGCCGGATCGCGTTTCCTGCTCGATCAGCCGACCACGTCGGCGGGGCGTCACCCGGACAGCGACATCTTCCTCGATGACGTCACGGTCAGCCGTCGGCATGCCGAGTTCCGGTTGGAGAGCGGTGAGTTCCAGGTTGTCGATGTCGGCAGCCTCAACGGTACGTACGTCAATCGCGAGCCGGTCGATTCGGCCGTGCTCGCCAACGGCGACGAGGTGCAGATCGGGAAGTTCCGCCTGGTGTTCCTCACCGGTCCTCGGTCTGACGACGACAGCAGCTCGACCAGCTAG
- the gcvH gene encoding glycine cleavage system protein GcvH, which produces MSEIPADLYYTSEHEWVLRTGDDTVRVGITDYAQSALGDVVFVQLPDVGAQLAAGDAFGEVESTKSVSDLYAPVAAKVVAVNGDLDGSPQLVNSDPYGEGWLVDLRLEEGTLDDALAGLLDADGYRAAVTE; this is translated from the coding sequence GTGAGCGAGATCCCCGCCGACCTGTACTACACCTCGGAGCACGAGTGGGTGTTGCGTACCGGTGACGACACGGTGCGCGTCGGCATCACCGATTATGCGCAGTCCGCCCTCGGCGACGTGGTGTTCGTCCAGCTGCCCGACGTCGGCGCCCAGCTGGCCGCCGGAGACGCGTTCGGAGAGGTCGAGTCCACGAAATCGGTGTCGGATCTCTACGCCCCCGTGGCGGCGAAAGTCGTTGCGGTCAATGGTGATCTGGACGGCAGCCCGCAGCTCGTCAACTCCGACCCCTACGGCGAAGGCTGGCTGGTCGATCTGCGGCTGGAGGAGGGGACACTCGACGACGCGCTGGCCGGTTTGCTCGACGCTGACGGCTACCGCGCCGCCGTGACCGAGTGA
- a CDS encoding DUF881 domain-containing protein, translating into MPADVSPRRFRNLRIVRRSRSQLVFGALGVLLCILLGMAIVTQVRQNESGDSLETARPADLLVLLDSLQQREGSLNTEVADLQRTLQQLQASGSSDQAAIENAQSRLEALSIQIGTVAATGPGVTLTIEDNAPGVPAETMLDVINELRAAGAEAIEIRGGDQQSAVRVGIDTWIIGNPGALTVDEVTLRPPYSVLAIGDPPTLAAAMNIPGGAMDSVKRVGGTMVIQQAERVDVTALRQPKPRQYAQPVK; encoded by the coding sequence ATGCCCGCCGATGTCTCGCCGCGCCGGTTCCGGAATCTGCGGATCGTGCGTCGCAGCCGCTCACAGTTGGTGTTCGGCGCGCTGGGGGTTTTGTTGTGCATCCTGCTCGGTATGGCGATCGTCACACAGGTTCGCCAGAACGAGTCGGGAGATTCGCTGGAGACCGCGCGGCCCGCCGACCTTCTGGTGCTGCTGGATTCCCTGCAGCAACGAGAAGGCTCGCTCAACACCGAGGTGGCCGACCTGCAGCGGACGCTGCAGCAGCTGCAGGCTTCCGGCAGCAGCGATCAGGCCGCGATCGAGAACGCCCAGTCCCGGCTGGAAGCACTGTCCATCCAGATCGGGACGGTCGCCGCCACCGGCCCCGGTGTGACGCTCACCATCGAGGACAACGCGCCGGGCGTGCCCGCCGAGACCATGCTCGACGTGATCAACGAACTACGCGCCGCAGGCGCCGAGGCCATCGAGATCCGCGGCGGAGACCAGCAGTCGGCGGTTCGGGTCGGCATCGACACCTGGATCATCGGCAACCCCGGTGCGCTCACCGTAGACGAGGTGACCCTGCGGCCGCCGTATTCGGTTCTGGCCATAGGAGACCCGCCGACGCTGGCGGCCGCGATGAACATTCCCGGCGGGGCAATGGACAGTGTCAAGCGGGTGGGCGGCACGATGGTGATACAACAGGCCGAGCGTGTCGACGTCACCGCCTTGCGGCAACCGAAACCACGCCAATACGCTCAGCCGGTCAAATGA
- a CDS encoding small basic family protein, translating into MIGIVALVVGIVLGLVFHPSVPEFVEPYLPIAVVAALDAVFGGLRAYLERIFDAKVFVVSFVFNVLVAALIVYVGDQLGVGTQLSTAIIVVLGIRIFGNAAALRRRLFGA; encoded by the coding sequence ATGATCGGGATCGTCGCACTGGTCGTCGGGATCGTGCTGGGGTTGGTGTTCCACCCCAGCGTCCCGGAGTTCGTCGAGCCGTACCTTCCGATCGCCGTGGTGGCCGCGCTGGACGCGGTGTTCGGCGGGTTACGGGCATACCTGGAGCGGATATTCGACGCCAAGGTGTTCGTGGTGTCGTTCGTGTTCAACGTGCTGGTGGCGGCGTTGATCGTGTACGTCGGTGACCAACTGGGGGTGGGCACGCAGTTGTCGACGGCGATCATCGTGGTTCTCGGCATACGCATCTTCGGTAACGCCGCCGCACTGCGGCGCAGGTTGTTCGGCGCCTGA
- a CDS encoding DUF881 domain-containing protein yields the protein MSTLGGYESGAGLNDHEAHAPKRIPLPSLLRSLLSEHLDPGYAAAAAAREEAGGRSRRRASDMGWLLVGAGVIATVFAVAAGQAQTAAPAAREAQHTLAGRVRAAQIGADKASAERDALVDQVDAERRSRLGMDENGQRLLSSLDTANIEAAAIPMIGPGLTVTITDPGLSKDLSDVSKQRVAGGQQIILDRDLQLVVNSLWVSGAEAVSVGGVRVGAGVTIRQAGGGILVDNQPITSPYAIVAIGPPKGMADAFDRTPGLQRLRLLETSYGVGVNVSAGDGLTVPAVSVRDVNFAKQIG from the coding sequence ATGAGCACGCTGGGCGGCTACGAGTCGGGGGCCGGGCTCAATGACCATGAAGCCCACGCGCCCAAGCGGATTCCACTGCCCTCACTGCTGCGGTCGTTGCTGTCGGAGCACCTGGACCCCGGTTACGCCGCGGCGGCTGCCGCTCGCGAGGAGGCCGGCGGCCGGTCGCGTCGCCGAGCCTCGGACATGGGCTGGTTGCTGGTGGGGGCGGGCGTGATCGCCACGGTCTTCGCGGTGGCCGCCGGTCAGGCCCAGACGGCGGCCCCGGCCGCTCGGGAGGCCCAGCACACCCTGGCCGGGCGGGTGCGCGCGGCGCAGATCGGCGCCGACAAGGCCAGTGCCGAACGTGATGCGCTCGTCGACCAGGTGGACGCCGAGCGGCGCAGCCGGCTCGGTATGGACGAGAACGGGCAGCGTTTGCTCAGTAGCCTGGACACCGCCAACATCGAAGCGGCGGCGATTCCGATGATCGGGCCCGGCTTGACCGTCACCATCACCGATCCGGGCCTGTCCAAGGACCTGAGTGACGTGTCCAAACAGCGGGTTGCCGGTGGGCAGCAGATCATCCTCGACCGCGACCTGCAGCTCGTGGTGAATTCGCTGTGGGTCAGTGGGGCAGAGGCGGTTTCGGTGGGCGGCGTGCGGGTCGGAGCCGGCGTGACGATCCGGCAGGCCGGCGGCGGGATTCTGGTCGACAACCAGCCGATCACGAGTCCGTATGCCATTGTGGCCATCGGACCGCCGAAGGGCATGGCCGATGCCTTCGACCGCACCCCCGGGCTGCAGCGGCTGCGGTTGTTGGAGACCTCCTACGGGGTCGGCGTGAACGTGAGTGCGGGCGACGGTCTGACCGTGCCCGCCGTGTCGGTACGAGATGTCAACTTCGCCAAGCAGATTGGATAG
- a CDS encoding CDP-alcohol phosphatidyltransferase family protein — protein sequence MDHAPAPEGRSTASRAAPSSSDRVLTVPNALSVLRLVLVPVFLWLLFGAHANGWAVAILMFSGFSDWADGKIARLVDNQSSRLGELLDPLVDRIYMITVPVALAFYGVVPWWFVLTLLGRDAVLAATLPLLRRRGLTALPVTYLGKAATFALMSGFPWVLLGQWDATWSRVALACGWAFLLWGAALYLWSAVLYLIQVTMVVRQLPVLGP from the coding sequence ATGGACCACGCGCCTGCTCCCGAGGGCAGGAGCACAGCGAGTCGCGCCGCGCCATCCTCGTCGGATCGGGTGCTCACGGTGCCCAACGCGCTCAGCGTGCTGCGCCTGGTGCTGGTACCGGTGTTCCTGTGGCTGTTGTTCGGAGCGCACGCCAACGGCTGGGCAGTGGCGATCCTGATGTTCAGCGGCTTCTCCGACTGGGCCGACGGCAAGATCGCCCGACTGGTCGACAATCAGTCCTCACGGCTGGGGGAACTGCTCGACCCACTCGTCGACCGGATCTACATGATCACCGTTCCGGTCGCCCTGGCGTTCTACGGAGTGGTGCCGTGGTGGTTCGTGCTGACCCTGCTCGGTCGCGACGCGGTGCTCGCCGCCACGTTGCCGCTCCTGCGCCGCAGGGGGCTGACCGCCTTGCCGGTGACGTACCTCGGCAAGGCCGCCACCTTCGCGCTGATGTCCGGTTTCCCGTGGGTGCTGCTCGGTCAGTGGGACGCGACGTGGAGCCGGGTCGCCCTGGCCTGCGGGTGGGCCTTCCTGTTGTGGGGTGCAGCGCTCTACCTGTGGTCAGCGGTGCTCTACCTGATCCAGGTGACGATGGTCGTGCGACAACTCCCCGTACTGGGCCCATGA
- the secA2 gene encoding accessory Sec system translocase SecA2 codes for MPKTSSAKPGRLSSKFWKLLGASTERNEARSLSEVKGAAKFEDKAAELDDEQLTKAAKLLQLEDLAASADMPQFLALAREAAERTTGLRPFDVQLLGALRMLAGDVVEMATGEGKTLSGAIAAAGYAIGGRHVHVITINDYLARRDAEWMGPLLKALGLTVGWITEDSTAEERRAAYECDVTYASVNEIGFDVLRDQLVTDVADLVSPNPDVALIDEADSVLVDEALVPLVLAGTSHREQPRVEIIRMVGELTAGTDFDTDEDNRNVHLTEAGARKLEARLGNIDLYSEEHVATTLTEINVALHAHVLLQRDVHYIVRDGAVHLINASRGRIASLQRWPDGLQAAVEAKEGIETTETGEVLDTITVQALVNRYPTVCGMTGTALAAGEQLRQFYKLGVSPIPPNKPNIREDETDRVYLTEAAKNHAIVEHIAEVHETGQPILVGTHDVAESEDLHRRLVKAGVPAVVLNAKNDAEEASVIAEAGKLGSVTVSTQMAGRGTDIRLGGSDVGDDSAEKEKVAELGGLHVVGTGRHHTERLDNQLRGRAGRQGDPGSTVFFSSWEDEVVSAHLDDSKLPTETDEDGRVIAPKAAGLLDHAQRVAEGRLLDVHANTWRYNQLIAQQRAIIVERRETLLRTDTARQELEARSPERYAKLVEDLGEDAEEKLTKICRLIMLYHLDRGWCDHLAFLADIRESIHLRALGRQNPLDEFHRMAVDAFASLAADAIEAAQQTFDTADSIEDEPGIDLSKLARPTSTWTYMVHDNPLNDDTMSALSLPGVFR; via the coding sequence GTGCCGAAGACGTCCAGCGCCAAACCGGGCCGCTTGAGCAGCAAGTTCTGGAAGCTACTGGGGGCCAGCACCGAGCGGAACGAGGCTCGGTCGCTCTCCGAGGTCAAGGGAGCAGCCAAGTTCGAAGACAAGGCTGCCGAACTCGACGACGAGCAGCTCACCAAGGCTGCCAAGCTGCTCCAGCTCGAGGACCTGGCCGCATCCGCCGACATGCCGCAGTTCCTGGCGCTGGCGCGGGAAGCGGCCGAACGGACGACGGGCCTGCGCCCGTTCGATGTACAGCTGCTCGGGGCGCTGCGCATGCTCGCCGGCGACGTCGTCGAGATGGCGACAGGTGAGGGCAAGACCCTGTCCGGGGCCATCGCGGCTGCCGGCTACGCCATCGGTGGCCGGCACGTTCACGTCATCACCATCAACGACTATCTGGCCAGGCGCGACGCGGAATGGATGGGCCCGCTGCTGAAGGCTCTGGGCCTGACCGTCGGCTGGATCACCGAGGATTCGACGGCAGAGGAGCGGCGCGCCGCCTACGAGTGCGACGTCACCTATGCGTCGGTCAACGAGATCGGGTTCGACGTCCTGCGCGACCAGCTGGTCACCGACGTGGCCGATCTGGTGTCGCCGAATCCCGATGTCGCGCTGATCGACGAGGCCGACTCGGTGCTGGTCGACGAGGCCCTGGTGCCGCTGGTGCTGGCCGGCACCAGCCACCGTGAGCAGCCTCGCGTCGAGATCATCAGGATGGTCGGCGAGCTGACCGCCGGAACCGATTTCGACACCGACGAAGACAACCGCAACGTGCATCTCACCGAGGCCGGTGCCCGCAAGCTGGAGGCGCGCCTGGGCAATATCGACCTGTACTCGGAGGAGCACGTCGCGACCACGCTCACCGAGATCAACGTGGCCCTGCATGCACATGTGCTGCTGCAGCGCGATGTGCACTACATCGTCCGCGACGGCGCTGTCCACCTGATCAACGCGTCCCGCGGGCGTATCGCCTCGCTGCAGCGGTGGCCGGACGGTCTGCAGGCGGCCGTCGAGGCCAAGGAGGGCATCGAGACCACCGAAACCGGTGAAGTCCTCGACACCATCACCGTGCAGGCGTTGGTCAACCGCTATCCGACGGTGTGCGGCATGACCGGCACCGCGCTGGCCGCCGGCGAGCAGCTGCGCCAGTTCTACAAGCTCGGGGTGTCGCCGATCCCGCCGAACAAGCCCAACATCCGCGAGGACGAGACCGACCGGGTGTACCTCACCGAGGCGGCCAAGAACCACGCCATCGTCGAACACATCGCCGAGGTCCACGAGACCGGTCAGCCGATTCTCGTCGGCACCCACGATGTGGCCGAGTCCGAGGATCTGCACCGCAGGCTGGTCAAGGCGGGTGTCCCCGCCGTCGTACTCAACGCCAAGAACGATGCCGAAGAAGCCTCGGTGATCGCCGAGGCGGGCAAGCTGGGCTCGGTCACGGTGTCCACTCAGATGGCCGGTCGCGGCACCGACATCCGGCTGGGCGGCTCCGACGTGGGTGACGACTCGGCGGAGAAGGAGAAGGTCGCCGAACTCGGCGGGCTGCACGTGGTCGGCACGGGCCGGCACCACACCGAGCGCCTGGACAACCAGTTGCGTGGCCGCGCCGGCCGCCAGGGTGACCCGGGCTCGACGGTGTTCTTCTCGAGCTGGGAAGACGAGGTGGTGTCCGCCCACCTCGACGACAGCAAGCTGCCCACCGAAACCGATGAGGACGGCAGGGTGATCGCGCCCAAGGCGGCCGGTCTGCTCGATCACGCCCAGCGCGTCGCCGAGGGGCGACTGCTCGACGTGCACGCCAACACCTGGCGCTACAACCAGCTCATCGCCCAGCAGCGCGCGATCATCGTCGAGCGTCGCGAAACCCTGTTGCGCACCGACACCGCACGCCAGGAACTCGAAGCCCGGTCACCGGAGCGCTACGCGAAGCTGGTCGAGGATCTCGGCGAGGATGCCGAGGAGAAGCTCACCAAGATCTGCCGGCTCATCATGCTCTACCACCTCGACCGCGGCTGGTGCGATCACCTGGCGTTCCTCGCCGACATCCGCGAGAGCATCCACCTGCGGGCGCTGGGCCGGCAGAACCCACTCGACGAATTCCACAGGATGGCCGTCGACGCGTTCGCCTCGCTGGCCGCCGACGCCATCGAAGCCGCCCAGCAGACCTTCGACACCGCCGATTCCATCGAGGACGAGCCCGGCATCGATCTGTCCAAGCTGGCCCGGCCCACGTCGACGTGGACCTACATGGTCCACGACAACCCGCTCAACGACGACACCATGTCGGCGCTGAGCCTGCCGGGTGTGTTCCGCTAG